The genomic interval GTActgattatataaaaagttcGTTAAAAGGCGTACGGCAGCCAAAAGTCAAGTCTTTGTATAAAGTAGCGGGTCAATAGTCATCGTAAGTCAATGACGTAAACAAGTGGACAAAGACAATGTTTATGATTTAACTCACTCATCAATCCATGCACGAAATCTCCCACTTGACAcgagaattaataaaaaaagacacAATCGATCACCTAAACTTCTAATTATATAAAGaacaattttattataagaaatttatcacatacatgatataatttaatttaaaagataaattttaaattttaaattttataaattaaattatatcatgccaatagtatatattataaagaatttagaataacatttcttatatatatatatatatatattatataattgccTTACTTGTTGAATATTAATGTCCTACCCACCTGTATCAATTGCCTTGCTCTCATGATACATGTGGGTAGGACAATTAATATAGATCAACACGGTTTAAGTAttgtcataaaatatatatatatatatatatatatatatttacaaaatttgctAATAATTGATACACTCACCACGTACATGATCAATTAggataaaaatattagtatttgatttttttttaataattataataaatcttaaaataagtGATATATTTGTTTACATACACACCGactcatgcatgcataaaaGATCGATACTGAAAAACTACCAAATTTGATATGAAGTACTATTCAAGttataatacacacacacacaaatttataattaacaGAATAGTAATATGATGATGTCTCGAATATTTGGGTTAAACTTAATCAAGCATGATTTTATCCATGCAACCTATTTAGAGCTGCACaagtatatatatgcatggaggAGGCTGCTTTAATTCACGTGCGGAGACTGAAGACTTGGTTTCTCATAATTAAAGAAAGAAGACCAAAACAAATGGACctcgagctagctagctagctggatcaaatatatatatatatatatatttgatttcaAAAGACACGATCCTGTGGTTGTTATATATATCTAGAATTGAAAGTAGTGTACTGTTTATAGTCAATTAATACGGCTATATATTCAATACGTGTATTAATTTTAGTTGTGTACGTATTAATTAGCGGAGGCCCAGTTTCCTggttaaaacaaattaagaatcGTTATGCGCATGCAACATGTAGCTAGCCACTTTGTCAAAAATCAAGTCTATATCCATAGTGAATAAATAAGTGGAGATATAGGAAAACAGTAAAATTATCGTCCTCCGTAGATCCCATCCATTTTTTGGGTGTTTTGacttttctatctttttatatttttcttttgtgtcCTTTTACATAGAGATTGTTTTGGTCTTTTTAATGTGGCGGTGTCAGAGGGAGTCAGGAACTGcatgttttccatttttctttttttttttttctttcgccTTTTTATTTGCCTCCGTTTTTTGGGTGTTTTGACTTTTCtatccttttatatttttcttttgtgtcTGTTTACATATGGATAATTTGGTCTTTTTACTGTGGCGGTGTCAGAAGGACtgcagtcttttttttttccttccgaCTTTTTATTTGCCttccatcttctctctctttcttttatcttttcttcttcaccTTTTCTTCGTAtctctctttcttattttttcttccactttctCTCAGTTTCTCTGTTGGCCGTTTCTCTTCGTCTTCTCTTTTCTCTGTGTTTTAAATTCTGTGGTACTGTCTCTTCAGGTTTGTTCTCCGTGAGATTgggatttttttctttgtttacatGTTCTGGGTTGTTCTGTATTTTCGTCTAGGTTGTTCTGTGGGTTTTTTTTCCTCCTGCTGTTGGTTCACATTTTTtgtggaaatatatttttttatggttttgtatgatttgagtttgtatatttttttttgcattttttgtcaaattttttttccaggTTGTTCTGTGTTTTTGTCTGGGTTGTTCTATGGGTTTTTTTCCTCCTGCCGTTGGTTcacattttttgtgaaaatatatatttttttatgggtttgtATGATCtgagtttgtatattttttttttggatttttggtcttttttttttttttgacacgGTCTTGTtggttgtgtattttttttttttggattatttttgagaatatgtCTTTTTTTCATGGGTTCCCATGAGTCTTTTGTGTTTTATGGGTTTGCATGTTGTGGATTTTGTATCTTTCTCGTGGCCTGTTGGAGTCTCTTCGAGTTTGTTATCTGCAaggttgagatttttttttttttttttgtttacatgtTCTGGGTTGTTATGTGGTTATTGTTTTCCTCTTATTGTTGGTTCGCATTTTTTGTAAGATCtgagtttgtatatttttttgtattttttgtcttttttttttttttttttgtgtgcatGGTCTTGTTGCaggttgtgtattttttttggattgttGTTGAGAATGTGTCTTTTTTTCATGGGTTTCCATGAGTCCAAGTTTcaaccacaaaataaaaaatttgtagttGGTAACATGGCAACAATATTAAATTCCAAGTTTTAAAGCAAAAATCTCGACAAAGTTATTAAGGTCATAGCCTAAATTGCTGAAAAATATACAAAGAAAACTACCCATATTCACGAGCCCTTGAAGCTCAATACAAAGAGGTacttagaataaaaaaagaaaagaaaagaaaagaaaaagatccaTTACTTTCGAATTCTATTTACAGCTAGCCCTACGTACGCTAGCTATTTCCGAGTGCATGGAGCCAAaaaacaacaatatatataaactgtCTATATAAGTGTACTGCTAATGTCCGATTTTTCAATTCTGAGTATAGTCTAAAATTCTTCCGGAAATGGCCGCGGTAAGTGTTTCTGTGAAATTGGGATCTCTTGTCAAGGAAGAAGCCATTTGTTGGACCAAAAACTGCTGGAAAGCGGGTGAATCAACATGTTGGATTGAGTTTTTGGCACTTTGGCACAATCCAGACTGGATCAAATCAAGTGTCACCGTAGGACGTGATGAAGATCTCATGGATGAGAATGAGTGAACAGAACCAAGGTTTGCACATTGGCTCGAGCCtcctgatgatgatgataattgaTCAGCTCGAAAAGGGTGCACGTGATTGTGCTCTCCTTCATATGTGGCTACCAAAATAGATGGATCTTCAGCACTTCTTTGCACCtaattaaagatgaaaaaaaaccATTACTTACAAAAGAGAGTACATAGGTTTGTAAGAAAGAGAGACTGCAGAGAAGCTCTCGGTTACCTTCTTCTTGACTGGGCAGTTTGGTGCAAAGGAGCACCTAAAATAAGCTCTTGGAGATGGGTTATCTCTAGTGACCTTTTGGCCATATTTTCTCCACTGATATCCATCCTTCACAGCCTGCAATGCATTGTATAGGCTTCATAATTAACACTTGGAATCTAGGCTAACTTCCATATATATAGCACACAAAGTAATACTACAAATCTCCAACATTTTAAAGCcgattttctatttaattaataccATATTGCATATATTTCTCAATGTCAGGGATAAATATAACCCAATATGATGCATATTCTAGTTTCTCAACAATCTTAAATGGAAGCCCTAGCTAAGAACTTACTAGGTTCGTGTTGGATGCATCCGTCCGTACACAAACCCTTGAAACCTTGGTGTTGAAGTTCTCGGTCTTTGGCTTTTTGCAATATGACTCTTCATCGCTAGAGTGGCTAAACATATTTCCAAAATACACTTCCTCGGCCTTTCTCTTCCTCGATTTAATGAATATTTCCTTTGGGGAGTTTTTGCTCTCGATATCTATCAAATGGCTTTGCAAAGTATTGAAGTTCTCACGCATGCGAGCTAACATTTCATTCAGCTTCTTGTTCTCAGAGCTTATACGATCCAACTCCTCAGCCAAATGGCCAGCCTGATTACATTAGGGTTGGGATATATAAGATCAACAGCTTTCCGATTAATTAGTACTTCATGCTGAGCACATGtacttctttaatttctttttattagaattaagaGGATGGTACTCCAAGGTCAATTAGTAGCTAGAAATTGGCTAGCTGGAGTTAacaattttgataatatatcaaACTCCATTCCTTGTTGATTTAAAGGAATTCCTATGGCTCCAACGAACAAAGTAAATATACCTAATACAAGCATAGGAAATAGCACAGTACTATCCGATTCATGGGGATACGAAAAAGTTTTCTTAATACTAAAATTAGCAATAGTAATAAAGGGTAGTGAAATTATCAAGGGTCTAACATTTTAAGGCAGTAAtattactactatatatattgataCAATTAAGATCAagttataagaagttgaaataTCATACGTACGAATCTTTGGTCAAAGCtgccaagaagaagaagagaagatatATAGGCCAGGAAACCCCAAGCAAGAACTGTGTGAAGTTACTGAAACTTGGGAATGATTTATCCATCTTTTATTGAACAAAGCTATAGCAAATACAGTAGTGAAGGAcaggagaatatatatatatatatatatatatatatatatatatatataatgtcatatattgaaatattataagCCCCAGTTATGCCACCGATTAATGGCAGTAGTGATGAAcgaatgagctgttttctttaattaattcgATAGGGA from Juglans microcarpa x Juglans regia isolate MS1-56 chromosome 4S, Jm3101_v1.0, whole genome shotgun sequence carries:
- the LOC121263697 gene encoding WRKY transcription factor 18-like; this translates as MLARMRENFNTLQSHLIDIESKNSPKEIFIKSRKRKAEEVYFGNMFSHSSDEESYCKKPKTENFNTKVSRVCVRTDASNTNLAVKDGYQWRKYGQKVTRDNPSPRAYFRCSFAPNCPVKKKVQRSAEDPSILVATYEGEHNHVHPFRADQLSSSSGGSSQCANLGSVHSFSSMRSSSRPTVTLDLIQSGLCQSAKNSIQHVDSPAFQQFLVQQMASSLTRDPNFTETLTAAISGRILDYTQN